CGAGTTCACGATGCTCGAACTCTACCAGGCGTACGCGGACTACCGGGAGATCATGGCGCTCGTGGAGGAGATGGTCGCCGCCCTCGCCGACGACCTGCTCGGCTCCCGCATCCTGCGCTACCGCGGCAGCGAGATCCGGCTCGACCCCCCGTGGCCGCGCCTCCCCCTCCTCGAGGCGGTGCGGGAGCGGACCGGCGAGGACCTCTCCCCCGAGAAGGGCGAGGACGCGGCGGTCGCCGCGGCGCAGCGGATGCGGCTCGTCATCGAGGGGCCGAAGACCTACGCCAAGATCGTGGACGAGGCGGTGAAGACCTTCGTGGTCCCGACGCTCTCCGCGCCGACGTTCCTGATCGACCACCCGGTCGCTCTCTCCCCGCTCGCCCGGAGAAAGGCGGACGCCCCCCTCCTCGTCGAACGGTTCCAGCCGTACATCGGCGGGCTCGAGCTGGGCAACGCCTTCTCCGAGCTGAACGACCCGCTGGACCAGCGGGAGCGTTTCGAGGCGCAGATCGCCGCGCGGGGGCGCGGGGACGAGGAGGCGCACCGGATGGACGAGGATTTCATCCGGGCGCTCGAGTACGGGATGCCCCCCGCGGGAGGGCTCGGCATCGGCGTGGACCGCCTGGTGATGCTCTTCACCGGGTGCGAGTCGATCCGGGACGTGATCCTGTTCCCCCAGCTCAAGCCGGAGGAGGGGAGACGCGAGGCGACGTCGGACGAGGGACGGGATGGCGATCTTTCGTCCGACGTCCCGCGTCCCGCCGCTCGCCCGCCGGCGCGCGAGGAGAACCCCGGAAGGGGGGGGGCGGAAGCCGGGGGCGCGATGTGAGGATGCCGCTGGAGATGTTCATCAGCCTCCGCTACCTGAAGGCCAAGCGCAGGCACCGTTTCATCTCGTTCATCTCGTTCATCTCGATCGCGGGGGTCGCCCTCGGGGTGATGGCGCTCATCGTGGTTTTGGCGGTGATGAGCGGCTTCGAGCGGGAGATGAAGGAGAAGGTGATCGGGGTCTACGCCGAACTGCACATCCACACCCGCGCCCTGATGTACGACTGGCCCGGCGTGGTCGCGAAGGCCGAGGCCGTGCCGGGCGTCGTGGCGGCGAGCCCCTTCATCCTCAATCCGCTGATGCTCCGGACGCCGCAGCGCCAGGCGCGCGGCGTGATGGTGCGGGGGATCGACCCGGAGGGGGAGCGGCGGGCCACCTCCCTCGCGAAGTTCCTGAAACAGGGCGACCTCCTCGCCTCCGGTCCCGGCATCCTCGTCGGGAAGGCGCTGGCGAGGGAGCTGGGCCTCGTGGTCGGGGACGAGGTGAAGCTCATCTCCCCGGTCGAGGTCGACACGCCCGCGGGGCCGGTACCGATCGTGCTCGACCGGGTGATCGCCGGCATCTTCAACGCCGGGATGAGCGACTACGACAGCAACCTCATCTACGCGGATCTCGCGACCGCCCAGAAGCTCTACCGGTTCGGCGACGGCGTCCACGGCGTGAGCGTCAAGATCCGCGACCTGTACGACACGGACCGGATCCAGGGCGAGCTGCGGAAGGCGTTCCCCTTCCCGTGCATCGTCAAGAGCTGGATGGAGCAGAACCCGACGCTCTTCGCCGCGGTCAATATGGAGAAGAAGGTGATGTTCATCATCGTGACCCTGATCGTCCTGGTCGCGGCGCTGAATATCGCCAGCACCCTGATCATGGTGGTGATGGAGAAGACGAAGGATATCGGCATCCTCAAGGCGATCGGCGTCAGGCCGCTGAGCATCATGGCCGTCTTCACCGTGGAGGGGGCGATCATCGGGGCGATCGGCGCCCTCATCGGCACGGCCGCGGGCCTCCTCTTCCTCGAGCATATCAACTCGATCGCGACGGCGATCGACTGGCTCACCGGCTTCAACCCGTTCCCGAGCGACATCTACTACTTCGACCAGATCCCGGTGGAGTTCTCGTGGGCGCGCATCTGCTGGACCGGCTTCATCGCCCTGGCGTTGAGCACGATCGGGGCGCTGTACCCGGCCTGGAAGGCGTCGCGGCTCGACCCGGTGGAGGCGCTTCGCTATGAGTGAGGCGAACGCTCCGTTCTTCGAGGCGCGCGGCCTCCGCAAGACCTACCTGAACGGGGCCGACCGGATCGAGATCCTCCGCGGCGTCGGCCTCTCGGTTTTCCCGGGGGAGATGCTGTCGATCGTGGGGCCCTCCGGTTCGGGGAAGAGCACGCTCCTGCACCTGCTGGGGGCGCTCGACCGCCCGGACTCCGGGGAGGTGCGCCTCGACGGGCGCGACCTGTTCAAACTCTCCGAGAACGCCCGCGCGAGGGTCCGCAACGAAAGCATCGGGTTCGTCTTCCAGTTCTACCACCTCCTGCCGGAGTTCACGGCGCTGGAGAACGTGCTGATGCCGGCGCTCGTCTACCGCGCCCGGGGGGCGGGGGGCGGCGGGGCGGCGCGCGCGCGCGCCGCCGCCCTGCTGGAATCGGTCGGCCTCGGGGACCGCCTCGTCCACAAGCCGTCCCAGCTCTCCGGGGGGGAGCAGCAGCGGGTGGCGATCGCCCGGGCGTTGATGAACCGGCCGCGCCTCGTGCTCGCCGACGAACCCAGCGGCAACCTCGACAGCCGCACCAGCGCGGAGCTGCACGCCCTGCTCGCCGACCTGAACCGCCGCGAGGGGCAGGCGTTCGTCATCGTGACGCACGACGACGAGCTCTCCCGCCGCGCGCATCGACGCCTGCGGATGCGCGACGGCGTGGTGGTTTCGGCGGATCGGTAGCGGAATCCGCCGCGGACAACCCGATTGACACCGGCGGGGGTTTTCGGCTATCGTATCACCGCGTCACGCGCACCGATCCGTTCCACCGGAGACAACCGATGAAGATCTACATCAACGGCTCGTTCCACTCCAAGGCCGACGCGAAGATCTCCGTCTACGATCACGGGTTCCTCTACGGCGACGGCGTCTTCGAGGGGATCCGCGCCTACGGGGGGAGGGTATTCCGCCTGAAGGAGCACGTGGACCGGCTCTTCAAGAGTGCGCACACGATCATGCTCTCGATCCCGATGAGCCGCGAGGCGATGGCCGAGGCGGTCGTCGCCACGGTCAGGGAGAACGGCCTCAAGGACGCGTACATCCGCCTCATCATCACGCGCGGGATCGGCCGGCTGGGGCTGAACCCGTTCACCTGCGGCACCCCGCAGGTCATCATTATCGCCGACAAGATCGTCCTGTACCCGAAGGCGTTCTACCAGAAGGGGCTGGGCGTCGTCACGGTCCCCACCCAGCGCAACCTCGGCGAGGCGGTCAACCCCAGGATCAAGTCGCTGAACTACCTGAACAACATCATGGCCAAGATCGAGGCGATCAACGCGGGCGTCTACGAGGCGATCATGCTGAACAGCCACGGCTTCATCTCGGAGTGCACCGGCGACAACATCTTCATCGTCAGCGACGGGCGCCTCCTCACCCCCGCGCTCTACATGGGGGTCCTCGAGGGGATCACCCGCGACGAGGTCATGGCCCTCGCCGCGCGGGACGGGATCGAGGTCAGGGAGACGACCCTCACCCGGCACGACGTCTTCAACGCCGACGAGTGCTTCCTGACCGGCACCGCCGCGGAGATCATCCCGGTCGTCAAGGTCGACGGCCGCCTGATCGGCGACGGGAAACCCGGTCCCGTGACGCGCCGCCTGATGGAGGATTTCCGCGAGCTGGTCCGCAGGGAAGGCGTCCCGGTCTGAGGCCGGGCGCCCCGCGCCGGCGCGGGCGGGCGGACGCAAGCCGGGGACGATCCTCCGCCTCCCGTCCGGGGCGCTCCGCGGCCCATCTTCCGTCCGGCGTGCCGCTCCTCCCTCCCTCGGCGTCCCTATCCCCGGCGGATGATGCCAACCGAACGGCGGTGTGGTATCATCTTCGGTGTCTCTCCGCGCGGGTCTGCGCGGGCGTCGGCCGGAAACCCCCTATGCGCATCGCGGAACTGCTCACGAGAAGCGCCCCGTTCGTCTCGCTCGAATTCTTCCCCCCGCGCGACCGGGAGCGCTGGCCGGCGTTCTTCGCCGCGGTGGAACGCCTCCGCGCGGTGGACCCGCTCTTTGTCTCCGTCACGTACGGCGCGCTGGGGAGCACGCGCGGCAACACGATGGAGATCGTCTCGCGCCTGCGGAACGACTGCGGGCTCGAAACGATGGCCCATCTCACCTGCATCGGCGCCTCCGCCGCGTCCGTGGAGGGGTTCCTCGACGCCCTTGTCGACGCGGGCGTGGACAACGTGCTCGCCCTGCGCGGCGACCCGCCCGCGGACCCGTCCGCCGCCCGGGACCTCCCCGAGGGCGGCCCGGCGTGCCTCCCCGGCGGAAACGGCGCGTTCCGCTGCGCGGCCGACCTCGTCTCCCTCATCCGGTCCCGGCACCCCTCGCTCGGCATCGGCGTCGCCGCCTACCCGGAGGGGCACCCCGAGGCGCCGAGCGCGGAGGAGGATCTGCGTTTCCTGAAGCGCAAGCTCGACCTCGGCGCGGACTTCGCCATCACGCAGCTCTTCTTCGACAACGCCGTCTATTTCGACTTCGTGCGCAGGGCCCGGGAGGCGGGAATCGCCAAGCCCCTGATACCCGGGATCCTCCCGGTCCTCTCCATGTCGACCATCGACCGGCTCGTCTCCAAGTGCGGGGCGCGCCTCCCGGACGACTACCTCGCCCGCCTCCGCGATGCGGACCGGCGCGGCGGTCCGCCCGCGGTCGCCGTGGAGGGGATCGCCCATGCGAAGGCCCAGGCGCGCGGGCTCATCGAGAACGGCGCGCCGGGGATCCACCTCTACACGCTGAACAGGGCCGAGGCATGCCTGGAGATCGTGCGGGGCCTGCCGCCGGCGCATACCAGGGGAGGAAGACGATGAGCCGGAAGAAGATCGTGATCCTGTGCGGGAGCCCGCGCCGGGCGGGAAACACGCGCACGCTTGCGGAGTGGGCGGCCGAGGGCGCGCGGAAGGCGGGCGTCGACGTCGAACTGATCGACCTCACGGGGCTGCGCTACGCCGCCTGCGGCTGCACCTCCTGCTACGGCTGCCAGAGGATTGCGGAGTACCGGTGCGTCCTGAACGACGAGGCCTCGGAACTCCTCGCCCGCCTGCCGGCCGCCGATGCCCTCGTCATCGCCACGCCGATCTACTTCTTCGGCCCCTCGGCGCAGACGAAGGTCTTTCTGGACCGCTGCTTCTCGCTCGCCAAGTTCGACGAGGAGGGGAATGCGACCTCCGCGCTCAAGGGGAAAACGATCGCCCTGATCGCCTCGGCGGGCGGCGAGATACACGAGGGCCTCAAGATCGTCGAGGACACCTTCCGGATCTTCGCCGAGTTCGTCGGGGGACCGTACGCCTCGTTCCTGGCCCCCCGGGCGCCGATGGAGGAAGGCGCGCTCGCGCGCGACGCCATACTCAAGGAAAAGGCGACCGCCTTCGGCGCAACGCTCGCCTCGTCCCTCTGAGGCGCGATGCGCACCGCCTTTCTTGTCGCCACGCGCCGCTGCACGCGGGACTGCCCGTTCTGCTTCTACGCCACCGGCTACCTCCGCCACCCCTCGGTCGAGCTGGAGACGCCCCGGATCATCGAGGCCGTCGGCAGGGCCGCCGAGCTCGGCGCGACGAAGCTCATCGTCAGCGGCGGCGAGCCGCTCCTCCGCCCGGACCTGGGGCAGATCCTCGAGAAGGCGGGCGCCTGCGGCATGACGCGGCTCCTCCTGACGAACGGCGACCCGCTCGACGAGCGGACCGTCCGGCGCGTCGCGCAGGCGGGCCTCGAGGCCGTCTCCCTCTCGGTGAACGACACCGCCACGCTCCCGCGGCGCGCGGCGGCGGTCGCTCTCCTCGCGCGGGAGGCGGCGGTCCCGGTCACCGCGATCATCGCGTTCCACCGGCGAAACGCGAACGAGATCCCGGCGATCCTCGACTGGGCCGCGCGCAGCGGCGTCGCCGCGCTGCTCCAGCCGGCGTTTATCCCCCCCGGATCGGCGGGGGAGCGGTCCCTCTCCCCGCGCCGCCTCTCCCCGGACGAGTGGGCCGTCGTGGAACCCGCCGTGAGGCGCTGGGCTTCGGCCTCGGGCGCGGAGCCGTACGCCCGCCTCGTGCTCGGCCTCTACGGCCGCGGGGAACCGCTGAAACCCCGCCGCTGCGCCATGGGATCCGGCGCGTTCGTCATCGACTGCGACGGCTCCGTCTACCCGTGTTTCCACCGGCGGGATCTCGCGGCGGGGGGGATCCTTTCGAGCGACGCGGCGGAGCTCGAAACGCGGCTGGCCGCGGCGGCGGAGGCGGTGGCAGAGGCCCCCTGTTTCGGGGAGCGGTGCGTGTCGCTCTTCGCCGGCGTCGAGGGAATTGACCTCGCCCCCGCAAGGTAGTACAGTGTCCCCGCACAGGGCGGACGAATCGGACGGGTCCGACCGTGCGCTGCCGGAGGCACACCGATGCGCGCGCTCGTATACGACGGGAAGCTCCGCCTGCGCACCGACCACCCGGCGCCGGCGCGCCGGCCCGGTGAGTCGCTCGTCTCCGTTTCGCTCGCGGGGATCTGCGCCACCGACCTCGAGATCGTCAAGGGGTACATGGGGTTTCACGGCGTCCTCGGGCACGAGTTCGTCGGGCGCGTACAGGAGAGCGATCGCGGCGACCTCGTCGGGAAACGGGTGGTGGGGGAGATCAACTGCCCCTGCGGTTCCTGCCCGCTGTGTCTCCGCGGCCTCGGGAAGCACTGCCCGACGCGAAGCGTCCTCGGGATACAGGGGCACGACGGGGCGTTCGCCGATCTCCTCGTTTTGCCGGACGCGAACCTCCACCCGGTGCCCGAGGGCGTCTCGGACCGGGAGGCGGTCTTCGTCGAGCCGCTCGCGGCCGCCTGGCAGGCGCTGATCCAGGCGGCCCCCGCGAAGGGGGAGGAGACGGTGGTGCTCGGGGACGGGCGGCTCGGCATCCTCGTCGCGATGGTCTTCGTGTCGGAAGGTTTCCCGGTGACGCTGCTCGGGAAGCACCCGGAGAAGCTCGCCCTCGCAGGCGCGGCGGGCGCCGAGACCGGCCTGGTAGGGGAGGCGCGCCGGCTGCCGCGGGCGGACCTGGTGGTGGAGGCGACCGGCAGCCCCTCGGGACTCGAGACGGCCCTGCGGATCGTGCGCCCCGCGGGGAGGATCGTTCTCAAGACCACGATCGCCGGCCCGCATACGGTGGGGCTCGCGTCGCTCGTCGTGGACGAGGTTGCGCTTATCGGCTCCCGCTGCGGCCCGTTCAACCGGGCGCTGGAGTCGCTCGCCGCGGGCGCGGTGGATGTCTCCGCGCTGGCGGCCGCCGAGTTTTCGCTGGAGCGGGGCGTGGAGGCGATGCGCGCCGCCGCGGGCGCGCTCAAGGTGCTGCTGGCCGTCTCGTGACCGCGGGAAGGCCCGAAGAAAGGATCGGAGGATGCGCACGATACTGACGGCCGCCATGCTCGCGGCGGCCTTTTCGTCCGCGGCCGCCGCCGCGGAGCTGCGCCTGCCCGCCGAGGGCAGGGGCGAGGTCGTCGTGACCGCGACCTCGCTCTCGCGCGACGCCGGGGGCGGCGTCATCGCGACGGGGAGATCGACCGTCGTCCACGGGGACCTGTCGATCTCCTGCGCGGGGACGATCCGAATCGCGCTCTCGGGGGACTTCTTCAGCGCGCTCGAGGCCTCGGGGACGGTGGAGGCGAAGGCGGGGAACCGGGCGCTCCGGGCCGGGCGGCTCGACTACGAGTCGACGCGGCACCTCGTGACGCTGCGCGGAAACCCCGAGGTCGTCGAGAACGGCACCACCTACCGGGCGGGGGAGCGGATACTCCTCTACCTCGAGACCGGCGTGATGCGGTGCGAGCCGAAGGCGATGATCTCCGTCGACCGGCGCTTCCAGAAGCCGGCCCCGCCGAAGCCGAAGAGGAGGAGGTTGTTTGGGCTCTTCTGATCCAATCGAACGCCTCCTCGAGAGGATCGTCGCGGCGAAGCGGCGCCGGGTCGCGCAGAGCCGGCGCGAGACGCCCGTCTCCGCCCTGGACGCGCGGGCGAGGCGGCGGACGCCGCGCGACCTCGGCGCCGCCCTCGCGGCGCGGCCGTTCGCGGTGATCGCCGAGACGAAGAAGGCCTCCCCCTCCGCCGGGCTCATCCGTCCCGACTACGATCCGGCGGCCATCGCCCGCGGCTACGAGGCGGCGGGGGCGGCGGCGATCTCCGTGCTCACCGAGGAGAGCCGTTTCTCGGGCGAAATGGCCCACCTCCTCCTGGTGCGGGAGGCGGTCTCCCTCCCGGTGCTGCGGAAGGATTTCATCGTGGACGAGTACCAGGTGCACGAATCGGCGGCGGCGGGCGCCGACGCCGTCCTGCTCATCGCGCGGCTGCTTCCCGGGCGGGAACTCGCCCGCCTGGCCGCCCGCTGCCTCGACCTCGGCCTCACGCCCCTCGTCGAGGTCCACGCCGAGGAGGAGGTCGAGGCGGCCGTGGGATCGGGGGCGCGCGTCATCGGCATCAACAACCGGGATCTGCAGACCCTCTCGGTCGGGCTCGAGACGACGTTCGCCCTGAAGCCGCTGATCCCGCCCGATAGGATCGTGGTGAGCGAGAGCGGCATCCGGAACCCCGCGGACCTGGACGCCCTCTCCTCCTGCGGCGTCCGGGCGGCGCTCGTCGGCGAGCGGCTGCTCGCCGAGGCCGATCCCGGCCGCGCCCTCGCGGCGCTCATCGGGGGGATGGCCGGCGCCGCGGCGCCCGGGGGACGCCGATGACGGTCCGCGTGAAGATCTGCGGCATCACGAACGCCGCCGACGCCCTCCTCGCCGTCGAAGCGGGCGCGGACGCCCTCGGCTTCGTCTTCGCCCCGAGCCCGCGCCGCGTCTCCGTCGAGGAGGCCGCGGCGATCGTCGGGGCCCTGCCGCCGTTCGTCGCGGCGGTGGGGGTGTTCGTGAACGAGCGCCCGGCGCGCATCCGGGAGATCGTCGCGCGCTGCGGCCTCGGTTTCGTCCAGTTCCACGGGGACGAGGGGCCGGAGGAGTGCGGCCTGTTCGGCGCTCGCGCGATCAAGGCGTTCCGCGTGAAGGACGCGGAGGCCCTGGGCGGGATCGAACGGTACCCGGTCGGCGCGTTTTTGCTGGACGGCCATCTCCCCGGCGTCCGCGGGGGGACGGGGACGGCGTTCCGGTGGGAGCTCGCCGCCGTCGCGGCCGCCGCGGGGAAACCGATCATCCTCTCCGGGGGGCTCACCGCCGAGAACGTGGCGCGGGCCGTCGCCGCGGCGGCGCCGTACGCAGTGGACGTCAGCAGCGGCGTCGAATCGGCGCCGGGGAAAAAGGACCGGGCGCGCATGGAGGAGTTCGTCAGGCGCGCGAAGGCGGCCGGCGCGGATCCGCGGCCGGGGACGGGAGGG
The sequence above is a segment of the Chlamydiota bacterium genome. Coding sequences within it:
- the lysS gene encoding lysine--tRNA ligase, yielding METGDLYRQRVEKLRLLVEKGAGVYREGFPGRLPVGEALGGFSEGREVRLAGRIVSIRGHGKAIFADLRDASGRIQIYLKKDALPGDVFALAGLLDLGDIVGVSGALFTTRTGEKTLAVRGLSVLSKALREPPLGKAKDGKQWHALADVETRYRQRYLDLMANDESLRVFLARSRIVRGIRAFLDRRGFLEVETPMMQPLPGGAVARPFVTRHRALGAELYLRVAPELYLKRLLVGGFERIYELNRNFRNEGISTRHNPEFTMLELYQAYADYREIMALVEEMVAALADDLLGSRILRYRGSEIRLDPPWPRLPLLEAVRERTGEDLSPEKGEDAAVAAAQRMRLVIEGPKTYAKIVDEAVKTFVVPTLSAPTFLIDHPVALSPLARRKADAPLLVERFQPYIGGLELGNAFSELNDPLDQRERFEAQIAARGRGDEEAHRMDEDFIRALEYGMPPAGGLGIGVDRLVMLFTGCESIRDVILFPQLKPEEGRREATSDEGRDGDLSSDVPRPAARPPAREENPGRGGAEAGGAM
- a CDS encoding lipoprotein-releasing ABC transporter permease subunit — translated: MRMPLEMFISLRYLKAKRRHRFISFISFISIAGVALGVMALIVVLAVMSGFEREMKEKVIGVYAELHIHTRALMYDWPGVVAKAEAVPGVVAASPFILNPLMLRTPQRQARGVMVRGIDPEGERRATSLAKFLKQGDLLASGPGILVGKALARELGLVVGDEVKLISPVEVDTPAGPVPIVLDRVIAGIFNAGMSDYDSNLIYADLATAQKLYRFGDGVHGVSVKIRDLYDTDRIQGELRKAFPFPCIVKSWMEQNPTLFAAVNMEKKVMFIIVTLIVLVAALNIASTLIMVVMEKTKDIGILKAIGVRPLSIMAVFTVEGAIIGAIGALIGTAAGLLFLEHINSIATAIDWLTGFNPFPSDIYYFDQIPVEFSWARICWTGFIALALSTIGALYPAWKASRLDPVEALRYE
- a CDS encoding ABC transporter ATP-binding protein — its product is MSEANAPFFEARGLRKTYLNGADRIEILRGVGLSVFPGEMLSIVGPSGSGKSTLLHLLGALDRPDSGEVRLDGRDLFKLSENARARVRNESIGFVFQFYHLLPEFTALENVLMPALVYRARGAGGGGAARARAAALLESVGLGDRLVHKPSQLSGGEQQRVAIARALMNRPRLVLADEPSGNLDSRTSAELHALLADLNRREGQAFVIVTHDDELSRRAHRRLRMRDGVVVSADR
- the ilvE gene encoding branched-chain-amino-acid transaminase — translated: MKIYINGSFHSKADAKISVYDHGFLYGDGVFEGIRAYGGRVFRLKEHVDRLFKSAHTIMLSIPMSREAMAEAVVATVRENGLKDAYIRLIITRGIGRLGLNPFTCGTPQVIIIADKIVLYPKAFYQKGLGVVTVPTQRNLGEAVNPRIKSLNYLNNIMAKIEAINAGVYEAIMLNSHGFISECTGDNIFIVSDGRLLTPALYMGVLEGITRDEVMALAARDGIEVRETTLTRHDVFNADECFLTGTAAEIIPVVKVDGRLIGDGKPGPVTRRLMEDFRELVRREGVPV
- a CDS encoding methylenetetrahydrofolate reductase [NAD(P)H]; the encoded protein is MRIAELLTRSAPFVSLEFFPPRDRERWPAFFAAVERLRAVDPLFVSVTYGALGSTRGNTMEIVSRLRNDCGLETMAHLTCIGASAASVEGFLDALVDAGVDNVLALRGDPPADPSAARDLPEGGPACLPGGNGAFRCAADLVSLIRSRHPSLGIGVAAYPEGHPEAPSAEEDLRFLKRKLDLGADFAITQLFFDNAVYFDFVRRAREAGIAKPLIPGILPVLSMSTIDRLVSKCGARLPDDYLARLRDADRRGGPPAVAVEGIAHAKAQARGLIENGAPGIHLYTLNRAEACLEIVRGLPPAHTRGGRR
- a CDS encoding NAD(P)H-dependent oxidoreductase codes for the protein MSRKKIVILCGSPRRAGNTRTLAEWAAEGARKAGVDVELIDLTGLRYAACGCTSCYGCQRIAEYRCVLNDEASELLARLPAADALVIATPIYFFGPSAQTKVFLDRCFSLAKFDEEGNATSALKGKTIALIASAGGEIHEGLKIVEDTFRIFAEFVGGPYASFLAPRAPMEEGALARDAILKEKATAFGATLASSL
- a CDS encoding radical SAM protein encodes the protein MRTAFLVATRRCTRDCPFCFYATGYLRHPSVELETPRIIEAVGRAAELGATKLIVSGGEPLLRPDLGQILEKAGACGMTRLLLTNGDPLDERTVRRVAQAGLEAVSLSVNDTATLPRRAAAVALLAREAAVPVTAIIAFHRRNANEIPAILDWAARSGVAALLQPAFIPPGSAGERSLSPRRLSPDEWAVVEPAVRRWASASGAEPYARLVLGLYGRGEPLKPRRCAMGSGAFVIDCDGSVYPCFHRRDLAAGGILSSDAAELETRLAAAAEAVAEAPCFGERCVSLFAGVEGIDLAPAR
- a CDS encoding alcohol dehydrogenase catalytic domain-containing protein, whose translation is MRALVYDGKLRLRTDHPAPARRPGESLVSVSLAGICATDLEIVKGYMGFHGVLGHEFVGRVQESDRGDLVGKRVVGEINCPCGSCPLCLRGLGKHCPTRSVLGIQGHDGAFADLLVLPDANLHPVPEGVSDREAVFVEPLAAAWQALIQAAPAKGEETVVLGDGRLGILVAMVFVSEGFPVTLLGKHPEKLALAGAAGAETGLVGEARRLPRADLVVEATGSPSGLETALRIVRPAGRIVLKTTIAGPHTVGLASLVVDEVALIGSRCGPFNRALESLAAGAVDVSALAAAEFSLERGVEAMRAAAGALKVLLAVS
- the trpC gene encoding indole-3-glycerol phosphate synthase TrpC; its protein translation is MGSSDPIERLLERIVAAKRRRVAQSRRETPVSALDARARRRTPRDLGAALAARPFAVIAETKKASPSAGLIRPDYDPAAIARGYEAAGAAAISVLTEESRFSGEMAHLLLVREAVSLPVLRKDFIVDEYQVHESAAAGADAVLLIARLLPGRELARLAARCLDLGLTPLVEVHAEEEVEAAVGSGARVIGINNRDLQTLSVGLETTFALKPLIPPDRIVVSESGIRNPADLDALSSCGVRAALVGERLLAEADPGRALAALIGGMAGAAAPGGRR
- a CDS encoding phosphoribosylanthranilate isomerase, producing the protein MTVRVKICGITNAADALLAVEAGADALGFVFAPSPRRVSVEEAAAIVGALPPFVAAVGVFVNERPARIREIVARCGLGFVQFHGDEGPEECGLFGARAIKAFRVKDAEALGGIERYPVGAFLLDGHLPGVRGGTGTAFRWELAAVAAAAGKPIILSGGLTAENVARAVAAAAPYAVDVSSGVESAPGKKDRARMEEFVRRAKAAGADPRPGTGGGR